A part of Candidatus Brocadia sp. genomic DNA contains:
- a CDS encoding response regulator, protein MGKKILIIEDEDEFFFFYTMMLEGTDYIVLRAIDGKDALEKIHENKPDLIILDLLLDQITGDTFLKQLKSNPLYANIPVIIASSFSPRSYKTIFEIDSGLVFLEKPFTKERLLAEIKARLGA, encoded by the coding sequence TTGGGCAAAAAAATACTCATAATAGAAGATGAAGATGAGTTTTTCTTTTTTTATACGATGATGTTAGAAGGTACTGATTATATCGTCCTTCGCGCCATCGACGGAAAAGATGCGCTTGAAAAAATACATGAAAATAAGCCAGACCTTATTATCCTGGATTTGTTATTGGATCAAATAACAGGCGATACCTTCCTGAAACAATTGAAATCGAATCCTCTGTACGCAAACATTCCTGTCATTATTGCAAGCAGTTTTTCGCCTCGGTCGTATAAGACAATTTTCGAAATAGATTCCGGGTTGGTCTTCCTGGAAAAACCATTTACGAAGGAAAGGCTGCTTGCTGAAATTAAGGCCAGGCTAGGCGCTTAG